The Nicotiana tomentosiformis chromosome 2, ASM39032v3, whole genome shotgun sequence genome includes the window AATACCAAGTTTGAGAACGTCAATTGTTTAGATGATGCTGTAACTCTCTTCCATGAAATGGTCAGAACACATCCTTTTCCTTCTGCTGTATACTTCACTAAATTATTTAAGACTATGCTAAATATGAAGCATTACTCTGCTGTTGtttctctttttggagaaatgCAAAAAATTGGTATTCCTATTAATGGATTCATATTGAGTATGGTGATTAATAGTTATTGCTTGATGCATCGTGCTGATTGTGGATTTTCGGTGTTACCCATTTACTTGAAGAATGGCATTCCATTTAATGTTGTTACTTTTAACACACTGTTAAGGGGATTGTTTTCTGAAAATAAGGTCAAAGATGCAATTGAATTGTTTAAAAAGTTGGTGAGAGAGAATATTTGTGAGCCCGATGAAGTCATGTATGCAACCGTCATCAATGGGCTTAGCAAAATGGGCCATACTGAAAAAACTTTAAGTTTGCTCCGGTTAATGGAACAAGGGAACACTAAGCCCGACATATGGATCTACAGCATTGTCATAGATGCACTTTGTAAAGATAGAAACTCAGATGCTGCTATCAAACTTTTGAACGAGATGAAGCAGAAAGGCATTCCTCCTAACATAGTCACATATAGTTCATTAATTGATGGTTTGTGTAAGCTTGGTCAGTGGGAAAAGGTTAAGACATTGTTCTCTGAGATGGTGAACCTTAATATTTATCCAAATGTGCGCATCTTCACCGTGGTGATAGATGGACTATGCAAAGAAGGGAGAGTCGACGATGCTGAGGAAGTAATGAAACACATGGTCGGAAAAGGTGTAGAGCCTGATATTTTCACCTACAATGTGATAATGGATGGATATTGTTTGCGTGGTCAAGTGGATAGAGCAAGGAGAATTTTTGATTTCATGATAGATGAGAACATTGAACCTGGCAGTATTAGCTATAGCATACTAATAAATGGATACTGTAAGAAAAAGAAGTTGGCTGAGGCCATGCAATTGTTTCATGAAATTTCTCAAAAGGGATCAAAACCTAATGTTTTTACCCACACTACTATCTTGCAAGGCTTGTTTGATGTTGGAAGAATTGGCTCCGCAAAAAAGTTCTTTGACGAGATGCTATCTACAGGGCCCATACCTGATTTATACACTTATGGCACTTTGCTCAATGGTTATTTTAAGTATGGACTTGTTGCAGAAGCTATATCACTCTTTAACGAGTTGGAAAGAAAGAGAGAAGATGCTGATATTGAATTTTACAATGTTGTCATTAATGGTTTGTGCAAAAATGGTAAACTCGATAAAGCTCTTACTATTTTTGAGAAGCTTTCTTCAATTGGATTGGTTCCGAATGTGAGAACATACACTACAATGATAAATGGATTTTGTCTTAAAGGGTTGTTAGACGAAGCTAAAGATATGCGAAGAAAAATGGAAGGTAATGGTTGTTTGCCAAACAATGTCACTTACAATGTTATTGTGCAAGGATTTCTCAGGTGCAGTAGAATTAGTGAAATGAGAACTTTCATGAAGGAAATGGCTGGAAGAGGCTTCTCATTTGATGCAACTACAACCGGCTTTTTGGTAAACGTTATTGGGGAGAATCCTTCTGTCCTTGACATGATACCGGAGTTTCACTTGAAAACTAAGAAGTGAATATTTCTTTCGCTTGGTTTATTCGGCTACGCTATTGCTATGGTACAATTTTCTTTTTATCCCTGCATAAGAAATAGCATTTAATGCAATTGCAGAAGCTGATGGCAATTATAATTTGCTTGAGCTGTCTAGGCACGCCTATTGAGGAGGTACATcaattttgatattttgatttttttcctATCTTCTTTTTCTTAGAAATCAATTGTTATTGCGCTCTTAATATGATAAATAATGGTGAGTAATACCGATAAAAAAAGATGAGTTCCCTTATGTGTATGCGTTATAGGTCTACTAATATCATCTTCAGTTATTTAGTTGTCCTTTTTTTGGGGTTATTCAGGTAGAGTAtcattttctatttctttttgaGAATCAATAACTACTGCCTGTGACTTAGAAATTGCTATGGAAACACTTTTCTGTAGTTTCTAAATTCGTCGTTATATCATCCATTAATGGAACACTAGAGCTGACAAGATCAACCCCATCCTTTTGTTCATTAACCATATAGTATGAATTATTTTGGTTTTCTTGGCATTGAACTGAAAATTGTTCAAACCTGACAGGATATACTATAGATGGATGGTCAACATCATATTAAAATTATTTAAGAATATATTTTTGGAAGTTTTTATATGAGCCAAGAGTACTGGATGCTTATTGGGAATTGACATTCTCATAGAACAGTAATATGTAAATGAACCGCTGCTGAAATTGGATGCTATCTCTCTCAATGATCAGGTTGCTGACTCACTGTGGTGGAAGCTTCAGAAAGACGGCGAGTTTACTGTAAAAATATGTTATAAAAATCTTTTGACGAATATGGGAGGCACTCAAAAAGGACTGGCCATGGAAAACAATTGCAGCCCTGAGAGCCACCTGTTTCACTTGGATCGCTACTCACGAAGCTTGTTTAACCATGACAACTGAAAAAAGGTTTCGTTTTGTGCAACGGATGCTTTCTGTGTGAAAATGCCAATGAAGCAGTAAATTATCTACTGGGTCACTGTACCTTTTCTAGACAGATCAGGACAatgcttttgccatttttggtgTCCAATGGGTCGTGCCAGGATGCATTAAACTCTCAGCAGCTGGTAATCTGGTACGAGCAGTCTTCATCAAGGGACAACAGGCATACTGGACTGCTATTCCTTCCTGCATTTTCTGGTCTATTTGGATGGAGAGGAATGATAGATGTTTCAATGACAAGAGTAGCAAGAATAAAAAGGTATAGCGAGAGTGGATCACCTTGTCTTGGACCCTTTTAGAAGAGGGAGAAAAAAATTCTACAGTACCATTGACGATGATAGATACTCTAACAGTAGTGATACAATACTTTATCCTTTACAATACTTTGACAATGTAAACTGGGAATTCTTATCCAGGCTAATGGTTATGGTATTTGGAGCCAAAAATTATCCTCTGAAATTTTTCGTAACTCATGGTAGTGGGATATAAAAATGTTTCTTTTGTGTATAGGAATTCGAGAAATGGTGCTTCACGGTTGGAGTGAGttcttttcttcctttattatACTGTAGAACTGTTTTATTCGGTTTCTCTACTTATCCAAGGATGATAGCTAGACGTGGTTGTTGAAGAATGAAATGGGTCCTAATAGGCTAATAGAGCAGAATAGATGTAAAGGATTCATGTAGCCAATCCCAACTAATTTGGGATTGACATGTAgtaattgttgttgtagtatTTGATTGTTGAAACAAAAAGTAAAGAGAACAGAGTGAGATCCCTGGGTTTTCAGGAATAGAACTATCATTACAGAAGATTCCTTCtcatgacttaaggaaccatttGGCCCTTTCGTTCTCTTTATGGTTTCTGAAAAGGGGAAGGAGAGAAATAACAAAGAGAaaactttaagaaaaataaatactaaaaatggaAGCACAAGCACTCTACTGCTACATGTCTAAGGGGTGGTGGCCGCGTTTATTAGATTTCTTCTGCGATCTATCAATACATTGACCAGTTATCaacttgttttcttcttcttttctctttcGCTTCCCTGGAAAAATTCAATCTTTCTTATTAATGTCTGTTAGTATTAGACATTAGAGTTTTAATAAATTGATGGAAAaatgtttttagtttttattttaatttgatgtTGCAGTAAATTTAAAATCTTGTGGTTAATGATGGACTTGATTGATTCAATCACAATATTCAGAAGGAGAACATTTCTACAAAAGGATTTCCCTATAATATAGCGGTTTTCTTAATTTATGGatcaaaaaataatttctaaaagtTATATCTTCTTGTTGAATATTTTCCCTTATGTTGTCTTAATCCTCTACTTAGTTTTTACATTTGGTGGATCTTTTGTGGGGTACTTGAAGTAAAGGTGCTTTATGTTGTAGAGAATTGTTGGTTAAAAAGGGTTAGACCCTCTTTAAATGAAAGTAAGTCTAGGACTGTCAATTTCTGTGATCTAAGCTCCTATTGGATTAAATACGAACTGATTATGCGACATATGCAGTTTTAGTCTTTAGTGCAAGACATTAGGCTGCTAATGTATCCAAGTTGAACTGTTATCTGTCTAAATCCAAAATATGGTGTTCTTATACAAAATGCAAGGAGTTCAAGCAATTGTTTTTCTTGGAAATGTACTCAAGAATGCTGTTTTACGACATGTTCACTTAGTGAATCCAGTAAGCGGCCACTTATGCTTCACGTCATGAATCGACTTCAACTGCTCGTATGGAAGAACATGGTTTTGAAAGCACTACATATCTGACATGGTAAAGGCGCTGATGGTTCTCAGCTCTGGTGCAATACAGATGATACTCTGTATGATGCTGTGCAGTCGGCTAGTATCTTCATGCTTTGTCTAAAATAACCTTGCATCTCACCGTTGACATTACACACACAGAAAATTTACATTTATGTATTTATATGCACACTTATGTAATGTTGCTTCTGTAGTGAGAAATTTGAGATAACTGATTGGTTGCTTCGACGCAGATGACACACCATAATATTGGAGttttggtggttttgagacccgGGGGAAATGAATCAGTTGCTGGAATAAAGAAGAGGTATCAACCGCTTCTAAAAGATAACAGCTTCTTCTTGACTGGCTTTTAAAGTTGGTCATGCCACCTCTTCACTTTTATATACTAGTTTTGAATATTGAAGTTGTCCTATGATCATGTCTCCATGTGTAGCTCTATCATATTTATCGTTGAAGATATTTAGCATGTATCTAATTTCGTCTGTGTTTAGTTTTCAGTGTGATCATGTCTTGTCTTAAAATTAACCTCGTCTCTAGAATCATTTGAATTCAGCTTTGACTTTTGTTTCTCATTCATGATTGTAATGAAGTACACTTGATGTGTATGAATTTCGTACTGATATCATTTTTGTTGCATTCACTTGCCTTGTCTTAGGCATGTGAATGGAAGAATTATAAGTAAGGCGGCTTGGAACCTTGGCATGAATTTAAAACTCGGAAAATTACTGGTTTTCAGTGGCAATGTCATGATTCCTTGAGTTTCAGTATTATCTCTTTATAAGACTTTGTATTACTATGTGAAAGGAACACACAGACAATTGCCGGGCTGAAATGGAGTGCGGGCTGGATGGGACCTTTAAATAAAAGGGTATTTTTGTTTTGGATTTATTTATTCATTTCTGTAACATTtagttttattttaaatttgaaattatgtttagaTTTCTAACTGAAATACCTTTATGAAATAAGATACATTTTCTGGATAGCCTTCTTCAACCTCTATTAATTGTGTCTTCCTTGAAAGTGATTAATCAATTTGCGGTACACGTTTTGGCTTTCTTGTCTCTTGGAAGAAATTTGTCTGTTTTTTCAATACAGTATTTCTTCAAGAACAATAATCTTTAACGTTTCAAATCTTTCTTTCAATTCTGTTTTTCTATTTTTCTGACACGACATGTTACTTGCCAGATTACCGCACCAGGCACATTCCAGTCATTGATCAGAGTGGCATGATAGTATGGTGTCTGTCGGAGATATTATCTATGCTGTTGTAAGTGAGTATAGAGATGAGCTGAACTGTTTAAATGCCAGAAATAAATGGATCATGACCTTTACATTCTTTGAACTCTGAACGATTACAATTTGTTCCAACATAGTAGGAAATGACCTGGCTGATTAGGCTTTTATACACTGTAATATGTTGAGAATAACCTTTCAAAATTGACTTTGTCCTGCTTTTGTACCAACAACCAAAAGTTTTCTTGTATATGCATACCCAAAACCACAATAGAGAGTTGGGTCTAAGACTATGAATCGCAATCAATAATGCAACTTATAATCACAATAGCAAATGCAACGTTAAATCGCCAGTTATAATTGCAAGAATGTGGCTTACAAATTAAGAAATCACATAATGCGACTTATAAATCACAATTATAGTCTGACTTTTATATATCGCAATTACAAAACGCGATTTATAAATCACAATTACAGAATGCGACTTGTTATCTCAATTGCTGAATATCACTTATAAATCGCTTTATGCATTTGTAATCGCAATTGACTTATAAATTGCAATCGGTTTCGACTTCTAAATCGCAATTGTAAATCGTATTTGAGAAATGCTACTTTTAAATCGCAATTGGATAAATTACAAATAAGCAATGCGACTTACAAATCTGTGAGGCACTCTTCATAAACAAGGTTCCTGCAAAATCAGGGCACACGGAGATAGAGCAACTCTTTGGAAAATATTTCAGTGTTACTTTTGCGCAGTACTCCCTTTATCTCTTTCTTTACTATTTCCAATTCGAATTCGGCAACTACAATCGGAGTTTATTTTTCATGTCATAGTATTACATCCATTTCAGTAAAGGGTAGACTTGGGTAAATATCAGTCTCTTTACTGGTAGTTGTTTAATATGACATTTTCTCTAAACAGAATAAGAGGTGTTTCATCTTATTTTAAGAGCATTCTGTGGTTCTTTACGTTGTCTACAATGATTAAATTATAAATTTGTTCCACATAATAAGAAGTGATTTAGTTGAGGTTCCTAGTTCATATTGTTCATTAGGCTTAACTTCCAAAATTGTGAAAGGGAAGCCTTGGTGCAGTAGAATAACTTGTTATCGTGTGACAAGGACGTTATAGATTCAAACAACGGAACCATCTTTTAGAAATAAGGTAAAGTTGTATACCTAAGACCTAATATGTACCATCTCTTCCTCGGACCCCGTGATATCAGTAACTTAATTTTTATACCTGAAATTTGTCGCGAGAGATTGGTTATGGCAGATTTTTGAGCTAATATATCACTTAACCCAATCTTAGTGCAAACATTATTAATTGCGAATTGTATTTATTCAGCCAAGTGATGAAATTTTAAATCTATTTAAGATTAAGCATGGATTCAAACGGTATAAATGAACaactctttcttttattgatttgttAGATCAAAGTTTCTAAAAAAAATACACTGTAATTATCAATTACTTAAAACTAAAAGTCTAGAAATACACTGTAATTATCAATTACTTAAAACTAATAAAAGTTTAGAAAACAAAAATATAACAAAGGACGAAACCCCAAGTTCTTTAAACCTTTATTTGTAATATGGTtaaaatgaaaaaggttcaaattTGTTCATTTATATGCGAAATTGCTCAACCTTTTTTCTTTGTTGGACTTTTAGTCTATTCATATCCTTGCTATTAGAAATAGTGTTGTATTTAGGATATCCTTGTTATTTATATTGATCGAGAATGAAATAGTGGACTTCACATGTCCAAATTCTTCCAGAAAAATTGTCCAAATTTACCTATTAACTTTTGTCTATGATTTAAATTACCCGTCAGTTGGattcaccccaagagcaaggtggtgagttcttggagggaaggatgccgaggtttctattggaaacagcctctctacctcatggtaggggtaaggtctgcgtacacactaccctccccagaccccactagtgggattatactgggttgttgggggtaaggtctgcgtacacactaccctccccagaccctactagtggTTGCTCAATTTTAAATAGTAAAATGTGAAAATTCCACCCTTTTCACTATAATAAAATACTCAAACACAAATTATCAAATTACAAGATAGACACAAAATATTACCTAATCCTCATCGTTAAATACTTATTCTCATCCATTATTTATACCAAATCAATGAAAACAAAACGTGTGATTTTTTTCATACACACGTATCACTTACACACTTAATTGTGACTATTAGCTCCCGTTTGGATATAAAACTTGaaagttttcaatttttttttaaaaatattgtttgtttatggaatttgattagtttttttttaaaaaaaatttaagatttttttTCAACTTCCAGAACTAGTCGGCCAGTTTTTGGATAAATATATTTGATCCACTCACAAAACTTAAACTTTTTTGAAGTAACAAATGCATGTCCAAAtaaaacttcaacttttaaaaattatttttcaacacaactttAGAAACTCTTATTTTCAATtttcaaccaaatctatgtccaaacgctagctaagtgATATGCTCTCTTGTACAAATTTTTAATTACAACTAGTTTTAGTGTATGCACTTTGTGCGTGTTCCCCATCTTAATGGGTAATGTTGATTAAAAAGTTACCTAAATGTTATTCAAAATTATGTTTAAATTATAAAATAGAAATGTAAGCTCCTAAAATTGATGATTATGGATCCTATATAACTAACTTAATAAACGATTTTTTTTCTCAAATTCACTTCAACTGTCATAATTTATTAGTTCAATTTCACATGTTGccatatttcctttttagttttaGCAAGAACATATAGCCCTTAAAGATTTAAGAGTTTTTCTAAAGATATTTTTGAAAAGTTATTCTCAAATTCATTCGAAGAGACACAAATAGAGTTAATTAGCAATAATTTTATTACTATtcttcaaataatttcaaataacaCAATAGATTTgtacatgaattaattattttttaggcTTAATTgtatatgaattaattattttgtataactacAGTAAGAATTTTAAAATGCATATTTAATTGCTCTGCTCTTAACAATTTTACGTGCTTCATGTACTTTCCATGAATATATTTTTATGTTTTCTCTTTGGTGACAATGTAATAAAATATGATCATCACGTTAAGCGTCTAAATATTACTTATATGGATTTGTTTTCAATTAGCACAATTTATATAAAGTAAAATGCTAATGaattttaaagtcataaataTTAGAACTTTTACCTAGTTCAATAAGGAAAGATCTAATAAATAAAATTTGAGTTGATtctaaattcctaaatattaggaaagtaatttaaattataattttatccaatgcaaaatatatttttaaagggtaaaaaaggcaaacgacatttcgctaagggctttcgtgcttttaataagACTAGTTTTAGAGTACGTGCTTCACACGTATATACCGCGTCAATATGAAAAAGTTATATATAAAAAGAATGAATCATGTATAAAATAGCAACTAACGTTAAAATAAATGCAAcactatatttatttttatgacaAAAATGAGTGTTATTACATTGATCCAGTAATTGTATTAAAAAAAATGATATCTTCTAAACCTGCAAAGACGATGATAATTTAGTTTAGTTCTTATATAGTAGTTCTAATTATAGATATTTTATTGTACAATATAATAATATGTTATGCTATTACATCTAACTAATGTCTCTTTTAGACTATGTTCTTTGTCTAAATATGCTTTCTAACTTTTTAATAAGGTTAGTTTcagtgtacgtgcgttgcacgtgtgcaTCACGTTAATCAATATAAAAcgtatataaattattaaaaaatagcaGCGGAGGTAAAACTAAACGCAATATATGTTTAAATAATGAAAACAATATTAGTACATTGatattaggggtgtacatagaccaggttggttcgatttttattaaaatcaaaccaaaccatttATATCGGTTTGGActggttcggttttgtcggatttttcggattttttcgaGTTTTTTTATTACATGAATAATATGTctatcttactttgttaaattttataagtaaatatatatttaataaaaactaaaaaaatgacaaatatatgatctattaaaatattcttatgggagaattttcttaataACTCATGATAGTTATTGTTTTAGTTGTCTGACAATAAATTTTCATTAATGTACACTTTCAAAGTTaatcgaatttaataattaaatataaaaatcaatatgatacctaaataatgatatgttctatttaatttttaattatcgaaataccacttcaaattcaaAAATGATATAAGAATataatagatcttgacatatgaatatagaaaaacaaagagattgacgcatttcaataacatttgataagaaagttgtcacgaccccaattttcctccgtaggaggtcgtgatggcacctagtctctaagactaggtaagcctatcgatgcggaataattataaatatctgaaataaataaactacaattcaaataattacaactcccaaaacccggtagaaataagtcacaagtttctaaaaaTTTActctcaatgtttctatgtatcaaggtataaagaaaaataaggaagcaacataaaatgatagaaggggattccggagtctgcggacactagcagatatacctcgaagtctccgtgcgcaggtaactcactgacgtctagactggtaagatgtacctggatctgcacaaaaaaatatgcagaagcatagtatgagtataccacagcggtacccagtaagtgctaagcctaacctcggtagagtagtgacgaggtcaggtcaggccctactggagaatagataatgacatggaaaataaaatatttgaacaatttaataagataaaatgactatggaaatgaatcaaatagtatgtcacatttaatgacaccaaataattgcaaataatatctcgtggaatcaaaacagaattcctttcaaccttatgaaaatcacaataattaatcgaaggcaactatggccataaatcaatatcaacaagggcactaccgaggtaccgcctcgtagtcccaaatcataaataaattcacaatatctcattttcttatctcaccgcgggagcgttcacaatttattttaaagaaaatatttttttcgaaatagcatcccgcgttttagccatccttatcacaccgcatgacttctagtagttcccctactagccacgcgtatcaagccacccttatctcaccgcatgcgtttcaatacccagaccttatactatcgcatgcgtatcaatatcacaatatatcacaatttgcacctcaagtgcccaaatatttcaatttaccaaaataaatcaacgatattttttacaataaagagctcacggctcatgccaatataaatcatcaataatatttgttcacaataaagagcccactgctccatcacaatgagtatcaaaatcttacaaaaacatattcaggaataaataatttagcaaaataatattttaaaatctttaatacgttgcttcaataccaaatttaaaatgtcaaatacttcatattaataatatttaatttaaaaaaaaatcaatttcaaataatgcacagaataaaagaaactaagtttcaaccaaacaggtaaaataattagcaggaaaaggtcaagcaaatttaaagtatacaaatcaaatcaatgatggagaatataacaagatttaataaattaatttatatgcaacaatgatcttcacaatttaaaaacataatccttcacatttagtccgtgtacacactcgtcacctcgtgtacacgactttcatcacattacaattaataccaatcctaggagaaatttctccatacaaggttagacaagtccttacctcgacttgctctaatttaactaAGTAGTatacttttttctcgattttcctattccggtcgactcgtatctagttataattaattcgatacaatcaacaaaaattatagaattaattctgtaagaaaatactatatttttcaataaaaatccgaaattaactcaaaaatggcccgtggggcccacgtcccggaactcgacaaaagttataaaatccgaaagcccattcaaccacgagtctaaccatagcaattttatcaaaatccgaccccaactcgaccctcaaagcttcaaatcttattttcaaatccctaagttccaacccccgatttacacctcaaaaacatgtaatctagtcggattatttgatgataattcaatattatggagtagaaatgatcacaagggacttacctcaagttttcccgtgaaaatcttgctcaaaatcgcccaacccgagcttgaaatgtccaaaaaatggcaaaagcttggaacccctctgtttttgtactgtccggggattttcgcatctgcgtaaaacttggccgcttctgcgtcAACCGCATATGCAGAAAAAAtcccgcatctgcgcctttgccCTCATCTGTGCGCCTGTTTGCGCTCCTGCGcaggccgcttctgcgcgcgtccctccacatctgcgctcacgcaggtgcgaaatttccgttgcacctgcgaccatttccccatagtccatttgcgcatctacgcttgccaggctcgcttctgcgagctcgcacctgtgataGAATTCCGCTGGTGCGAATGCAGcagagggcagaaacttcagctatttcttctaagtccgaatttgatccgttaaccatccgaaactcacctgaggccctcgggacctcaaccaaatgtaccaacaagtcctaaaacatcatacgaacttagtcgagtcttcaaatcatatccaacaacaataaaacacgaatcacacatagaatcaagcctaatgaactttgaaatttttaattcctacaaatgactccggaacctatcaaatcacgtctgatttacctcgaattttgtgcacaagtcataaatgatataatggaggtactcaaattttcagaatcggatttcgacc containing:
- the LOC104104642 gene encoding putative pentatricopeptide repeat-containing protein At1g12700, mitochondrial isoform X1 yields the protein MARRISLCYFRNCTPFISFLTIRAYCSSQSITSISLKGKLGVNTKFENVNCLDDAVTLFHEMVRTHPFPSAVYFTKLFKTMLNMKHYSAVVSLFGEMQKIGIPINGFILSMVINSYCLMHRADCGFSVLPIYLKNGIPFNVVTFNTLLRGLFSENKVKDAIELFKKLVRENICEPDEVMYATVINGLSKMGHTEKTLSLLRLMEQGNTKPDIWIYSIVIDALCKDRNSDAAIKLLNEMKQKGIPPNIVTYSSLIDGLCKLGQWEKVKTLFSEMVNLNIYPNVRIFTVVIDGLCKEGRVDDAEEVMKHMVGKGVEPDIFTYNVIMDGYCLRGQVDRARRIFDFMIDENIEPGSISYSILINGYCKKKKLAEAMQLFHEISQKGSKPNVFTHTTILQGLFDVGRIGSAKKFFDEMLSTGPIPDLYTYGTLLNGYFKYGLVAEAISLFNELERKREDADIEFYNVVINGLCKNGKLDKALTIFEKLSSIGLVPNVRTYTTMINGFCLKGLLDEAKDMRRKMEGNGCLPNNVTYNVIVQGFLRCSRISEMRTFMKEMAGRGFSFDATTTGFLVNVIGENPSVLDMIPEFHLKTKK